The following proteins are encoded in a genomic region of Fervidobacterium pennivorans DSM 9078:
- a CDS encoding AEC family transporter: MIKQAFNAVVPSFIMMFVGYIYGKLFKEDITLFNKIATWLMAPIVTFAFMNDYIPTAGVLLRYGIGFSVMFAISFLISRLHKEDREIFFTGNVYVNSGYLGYPVLMALWGEKALALGVVYSFVNVLVGSTLLPALIRGKLEVRNILKLPFLYAIILGWGFGIAGISYKQLPGGVLTAFNWLKEMAIPFLLLQVGLGISRIKFETSEIKGYSLVIVERLLLIPLMLLPIAFFFEPLEAKVFLLECAMPIGVNSVVVIGAFKKELVPKAGMTVALTTLFSLVTLPFWAYVIEKIFG; encoded by the coding sequence TTGATAAAGCAAGCATTTAATGCGGTGGTTCCTTCCTTTATAATGATGTTTGTCGGTTATATCTATGGTAAGCTGTTCAAAGAAGATATCACTCTTTTCAATAAAATTGCTACTTGGTTAATGGCACCTATTGTAACCTTTGCTTTCATGAACGACTACATTCCTACTGCTGGTGTGCTCTTGCGTTATGGAATTGGCTTTTCCGTGATGTTTGCTATATCGTTCTTGATTTCGAGGTTACATAAAGAAGACAGGGAGATATTCTTCACGGGAAATGTGTATGTGAACTCTGGATACCTTGGTTATCCAGTACTAATGGCACTTTGGGGAGAAAAAGCTCTTGCGCTTGGTGTGGTTTATTCATTCGTAAATGTACTTGTAGGTAGCACCTTACTTCCAGCCCTTATCAGGGGTAAGCTTGAGGTAAGAAATATTTTGAAGCTTCCTTTCCTCTATGCTATCATTTTGGGTTGGGGATTTGGAATAGCAGGAATTTCGTATAAACAACTTCCTGGAGGAGTTCTTACGGCCTTTAACTGGCTCAAAGAAATGGCGATACCGTTTTTACTATTACAAGTTGGACTTGGTATATCGAGAATCAAATTTGAGACTTCGGAAATAAAGGGTTACAGCCTGGTAATTGTTGAACGACTTTTGTTAATTCCTCTGATGTTGCTACCAATAGCGTTCTTTTTTGAACCACTCGAAGCAAAAGTCTTCCTCCTTGAATGTGCCATGCCTATAGGTGTCAACAGTGTTGTGGTTATAGGTGCTTTTAAAAAGGAACTTGTTCCGAAGGCAGGAATGACTGTTGCACTTACAACACTCTTTTCTTTAGTGACACTTCCATTTTGGGCGTATGTAATAGAGAAAATCTTTGGGTGA
- a CDS encoding basic amino acid ABC transporter substrate-binding protein, with the protein MKRIAVLVLLVAIVIVVTLSFAQSLTEIKKRGKLIVGTEPTFPPFEFVDEKNQVVGFDIDIANELAKRLGVKLEIVNLPFDSLIPALLQGKIDLIIAGMTITEERAKVVDFSKPYFEANQAIVVRKDGRFEPKKLEELVGKKVAVQLGTTGDLVISEINGIQVVRFQKFTDAFLELQNGRVDAVVLDEAPAKAYVKKFPKFLISAVIDTGETYGIAVKKGNKELLNFVNQTLDILKGSGVYNKLIQKWFE; encoded by the coding sequence ATGAAAAGGATCGCTGTGCTAGTTTTACTTGTTGCTATCGTGATAGTTGTAACACTGAGTTTTGCACAAAGCCTTACAGAGATTAAGAAAAGAGGAAAACTAATTGTAGGCACTGAACCAACGTTTCCACCATTTGAGTTCGTTGACGAGAAAAACCAAGTTGTTGGTTTTGATATAGACATCGCTAACGAACTGGCAAAAAGGCTAGGTGTTAAGCTCGAGATAGTGAACCTGCCATTTGATAGTTTGATTCCGGCTCTATTGCAAGGGAAGATCGACTTAATCATCGCAGGTATGACTATTACCGAAGAAAGGGCAAAGGTTGTTGATTTCTCGAAGCCTTATTTTGAGGCAAACCAAGCGATAGTTGTAAGAAAGGACGGGAGATTCGAACCAAAGAAGTTAGAAGAGCTTGTTGGTAAAAAGGTGGCAGTCCAGCTTGGAACTACGGGAGATTTAGTTATCAGCGAGATCAACGGAATACAAGTTGTTAGGTTCCAAAAATTCACTGATGCGTTTTTGGAATTGCAAAATGGCCGTGTTGATGCGGTAGTACTTGATGAAGCACCAGCAAAAGCTTACGTAAAGAAATTTCCAAAGTTCTTGATTAGTGCTGTCATAGATACTGGCGAAACTTACGGAATAGCGGTTAAGAAGGGGAACAAAGAATTATTGAATTTCGTAAATCAGACACTTGATATTTTGAAAGGCTCTGGCGTGTATAACAAGTTAATCCAGAAGTGGTTTGAATAA
- the glyS gene encoding glycine--tRNA ligase subunit beta → MSEFLFEIGVEELPTTEVPVIIQQLSEKVPDTLKNEGVQFEKFEVFVAPRRFGFVLDGLSDTTPDRVFEKKGPAVNVAYDKDGQPTKALLGFLKSNGSTLEDVKIVENYVYITKIQKGIKTEDVLKKVVPQIIYGLKFRKPMKWGDGKYEFVRIPHHVLAVYDGRILDMEIFGLKSSNKTVGHRFVKDDYFEVNSYRDYLEKMNSYYVIPQIEKRREFILKQLEEFEKLGFEVDKDESLIEEVAILTEYPKMIQGEFLEKYLELPEELIRTTIKHHQRSFTVKKNGKITNLFLAFIDMPEDVKGNARKGYERVINARLEDARYYYDKDIRVPLESFNEKLKEMVFQKELGTLYDKVQRIEKLSQQIIEILGLEKKSGTILRTARLCKADIGSHVVYEFPELQGIMGRIYAIKDGEPKDVAWGIEEHYSNNPTTIEGAVVGIADRIDTVVGNFVIGNIPSGSKDPYGLRSKVDDIYSIVEKFSWDLDLKPIIFAACEELNKELPTGLFDFFENRFELYNTRLRYDIARAVRELWNKPLRGILSAQAIMELVGTDEFEHLLVGFERVHNISKKHESDYFDSAKFVQNEEKELFEKYLEIKPVVLDYIKHLNYKDALRKITELRPFIDRYFDKVFVMVEEEDIRLNRLGFLKTIDELFSEFGDLTLIEKKLRA, encoded by the coding sequence ATGAGTGAATTCCTTTTTGAAATAGGAGTTGAAGAGCTCCCAACAACGGAAGTGCCCGTGATAATTCAACAACTTTCTGAGAAGGTGCCAGATACATTAAAGAATGAAGGAGTTCAATTCGAAAAGTTCGAAGTCTTTGTGGCTCCAAGAAGATTCGGATTCGTCTTGGATGGTCTTTCTGACACCACTCCAGATAGAGTTTTTGAAAAGAAAGGTCCGGCGGTGAACGTGGCATATGATAAAGATGGACAACCTACAAAGGCGTTGCTTGGTTTTTTGAAATCGAACGGTTCAACGCTTGAAGATGTCAAAATAGTAGAGAACTATGTCTACATAACGAAAATACAAAAAGGTATAAAGACAGAGGACGTCTTGAAGAAGGTTGTACCTCAGATAATTTATGGTTTGAAATTCAGAAAGCCTATGAAATGGGGAGATGGAAAGTACGAATTTGTAAGAATACCTCATCATGTTTTGGCTGTTTACGACGGAAGAATTCTTGATATGGAAATTTTCGGGTTGAAATCATCGAACAAAACCGTTGGACATCGTTTTGTTAAAGATGACTACTTTGAAGTAAATTCCTATAGGGACTACTTGGAGAAGATGAACAGTTATTATGTCATTCCACAAATTGAAAAGCGAAGAGAATTTATTTTGAAGCAACTTGAAGAGTTTGAAAAACTGGGGTTCGAAGTTGACAAAGATGAGTCTTTGATAGAGGAAGTTGCAATACTAACAGAATACCCGAAGATGATACAAGGTGAGTTTTTAGAAAAATATTTAGAGCTTCCAGAAGAATTGATTAGAACAACGATTAAACATCACCAAAGGTCTTTCACGGTAAAGAAAAATGGAAAGATAACCAATTTATTCCTGGCATTCATCGACATGCCAGAAGACGTAAAAGGCAATGCAAGAAAAGGTTACGAGAGAGTTATCAATGCCCGATTAGAAGATGCCAGATACTACTACGACAAAGACATAAGAGTCCCGCTTGAAAGTTTCAACGAGAAACTCAAAGAAATGGTGTTTCAAAAGGAGCTTGGAACGTTGTACGATAAAGTACAAAGGATAGAAAAACTCTCACAACAAATAATTGAGATTTTGGGATTGGAAAAGAAAAGTGGTACAATATTAAGGACAGCAAGACTGTGTAAGGCAGACATTGGTTCACATGTTGTATACGAATTTCCGGAGCTACAAGGTATAATGGGTAGAATTTATGCCATTAAAGATGGTGAACCAAAAGATGTCGCATGGGGCATTGAAGAACATTATTCTAACAATCCAACAACCATCGAAGGTGCAGTTGTGGGTATTGCGGATAGGATAGACACGGTTGTTGGAAATTTCGTGATTGGTAATATACCCAGCGGTTCGAAAGATCCATACGGATTAAGAAGTAAGGTCGATGATATTTACTCAATCGTGGAAAAGTTCTCTTGGGATTTGGATTTGAAACCAATCATATTTGCAGCATGTGAAGAGCTAAATAAAGAATTGCCAACAGGACTTTTTGATTTTTTTGAAAACAGATTCGAACTTTATAACACTCGTTTGAGATACGATATCGCGCGTGCAGTTAGAGAACTTTGGAACAAACCTTTGAGAGGTATTCTTTCGGCACAGGCGATTATGGAATTAGTCGGGACCGATGAGTTTGAACATCTTTTGGTTGGGTTCGAGAGGGTCCATAATATAAGCAAAAAGCATGAGTCTGATTATTTTGATTCCGCAAAATTCGTTCAGAATGAAGAAAAAGAATTGTTCGAAAAATATCTTGAAATAAAACCAGTGGTTCTCGATTACATCAAACATCTCAACTACAAAGATGCTTTGAGAAAGATAACAGAACTCAGACCATTTATAGACAGGTACTTTGATAAAGTATTTGTGATGGTTGAAGAAGAAGATATAAGGCTTAACAGACTTGGATTTCTAAAAACAATCGATGAACTATTCTCGGAATTTGGAGATCTCACTTTGATTGAAAAAAAGCTCCGAGCTTGA
- a CDS encoding glycine--tRNA ligase subunit alpha, translating to MYLQDVIKTLDEFWASQGCFIEQPYDMEMGAGTFHTSTFFGVLRKRPWNVAFVQPSRRPTDGRYGENPNRMQRFYQYQVILKPHPERSQELYLESLKALGIDPKEHDIRFVEDNWESPTLGAWGIGWEVWLDGMEITQFTYFQQVGGISLSEIPLEITYGVERIAMYLQGVDNVYDVMWNKDVRYGELFKENERQFSIYNFEEANTDALFTLYDIYRKEFERLIEKGLLFPAYEQLLKCSHTFNLLDARNAISVAQRQTFIRDIRAMASKCAKAFVEAEGGKNE from the coding sequence GTGTACTTGCAGGACGTGATAAAGACCCTCGATGAATTTTGGGCAAGCCAAGGTTGCTTTATTGAACAACCCTACGACATGGAAATGGGAGCTGGAACATTCCATACATCAACCTTCTTTGGTGTATTGAGGAAAAGACCTTGGAATGTTGCTTTTGTGCAACCAAGCCGAAGACCCACTGATGGTAGGTACGGGGAAAATCCAAATAGAATGCAAAGATTCTATCAATACCAAGTGATACTCAAGCCACATCCAGAAAGGTCCCAAGAGCTTTATTTGGAGTCGTTAAAAGCACTCGGAATAGACCCAAAAGAGCACGATATACGCTTTGTTGAAGACAACTGGGAATCGCCAACGCTTGGTGCATGGGGAATCGGATGGGAAGTTTGGCTCGATGGTATGGAGATTACTCAATTTACCTACTTCCAACAAGTTGGAGGAATTTCGTTATCAGAAATTCCTTTGGAAATCACATATGGCGTGGAAAGGATAGCCATGTATCTACAGGGTGTCGATAACGTTTATGATGTAATGTGGAACAAAGATGTTAGATACGGAGAACTTTTCAAAGAAAACGAAAGGCAATTTTCTATCTACAACTTCGAAGAAGCCAACACTGATGCGCTATTTACACTTTACGATATATACAGAAAAGAGTTTGAGAGATTAATAGAAAAAGGTTTGCTCTTCCCTGCGTATGAACAATTGCTTAAGTGTTCGCATACATTCAACTTGCTTGATGCACGAAATGCAATAAGTGTTGCGCAAAGGCAGACATTTATAAGAGACATAAGAGCTATGGCAAGTAAATGTGCAAAGGCATTTGTTGAAGCGGAGGGTGGTAAAAATGAGTGA